In Candidatus Kapaibacterium thiocyanatum, the DNA window GCTCCCCATCTTCGTGGCCCGGCAATGGATCCGTCATCGTACGGCGAACGTCAACGAATACAGCGGACGCTATTCGGAGATGAAGGACGAGTTCTACGTGCCGTCGCTGGACCAGATCCGTCCGCAGAGCATCGTCAACAAGCAGGGGCGTGGCGAAGAAGCCTTCCCGCAGGAACAGGCCGAAGCCATCGCCGAGCGTATGCGTACGACGCAGGATGGTCTCTACGACGAGTATCAGGACCTGCTCGGCGAGAACCTGGCGCGCGAGATCGCGCGCATCAATCTTCCCGTCTCGAACTACACGGAGTGGTACTGGAAGGTCGACCTGCACAATCTCTTCCACTTCCTGAAGCTTCGCATCGATCCGCATGCCCAGTACGAGATCCGCGTCTATGGCGAAGCCATGGCCGAGATCGTGCGCCAGATCGTTCCCGTGGCCTATGAAGCCTTCGAGGACTATATCCTGCACTCGCGGCGGTTCTCGCGTAACGAATTGCGCGCGCTGAGGTCATACCTTACGACGCTGCCCGATACCGTGGAAGCACTGGAGCCCTTCGGGCTGAAGGGCCGGGAGGCGCGGGAATTCCTCGACAAATTGCGGGACACCTTCGCATGAGCACTCGTCGACATTGCTGGATACTGGCGGTGATCGCCGTGGCACTGGCCGGATGTACGGATACGCTCCGTCCTCCGGCCGAAGAGCCGTTCCCTGCAGTGCCTGCCCACATGCCTGCCGTGCCGTTTCCTGCGGACAATCCCATCACACGGTCGAAGGCCGAGCTCGGACGTCATCTGTTCTACGAGATGCGCCTGTCGTCGGACAACACGGTGGCCTGCGGTACCTGTCACCGTCAGGAAAATGCCTTCACGGATTCGCCCAATCAGGTCAGCGTCGGCGTGGACGGTGCACGCGGCCAGCGCAACGCACCTCCGTTGCTCAACGTCGCCTATCAGAACGTGTTCTTCTGGGACGGCCGTGCCGGTACGCTCGAGGAGCAGGCCATGGCTGCCTTCATGAATCCTGCGGAGATGAATGCCGATACCGTCAAGGCCGCAGAGCTGATGCGTTCCGGCGACTACCGCCGGATGTGGAAGGATGCCTGGGGCGATACCGTGATCACGATGCGTCGCCTGATCCAGGCCATCACCACCTTCGAACGCACGATCGTCGGTGCCGACAGTCCATACGACCGCTACATCCGTGGCGACAGGAACGCGCTCAATGCCCAGGAGCAGGAGGGGATGCGCCTCTTCTTCAGCGAGCGCACGCAGTGCGGGGCCTGCCATGGCGGAGTGAACTTCACGGACAACCAGTATCATAACGTCGGTCTCTTCCATCACTATTTCGATGTCGGCCGGTACAACGTCACGCGCAAGCCAGCGGACGAAGGACGGTTCAAGACGCCGACGCTGCGCAACATCGAGCTTACCCCGCCCTACATGGCGACGGGGGACAGCGAACAGGGAGACCTCCGCACGCTCGAGCAGGTGATGGATCACTACGATCGTGGGGGGACGAACTTCGTCAACAAGGACAAGCGCGTTCGCAAGCTCAGCCTCACCGATGCCGAGAAAGCGGCGATGGTAGCCTTCATGAAGGCGTTGACGGATCGGTCATTGCTGACCGACCCACGCTTTGCGAAGCCGTAACATGGAGCGGCGATCGCGTCATCACACCTTCACGATGACGTAATCCTCGCATAATGCCCCGTGGCGAGTTTTGCCACCGTGAAACGAATACTGTTCATTTGCGGCTCGATGAACCAGACGACGATGATGCACGCCATCGCGAAGCATCTCTCGGACGCCGATTGCTGGTTCACTCCTTTCTATACCGATGGGCTCCTCGCCGTCCTCGAACGGAAGCAGTTCCTCGAATTCACCATCGCCGGCCGTACCTTCAAGGATCGTGTGTTCTCGTATTGCGAGCGGCACGATCTGCGGGTCGACTATCGCGGACAACGCCAGCCCTACGACCTCGTGGTCACCTGTAGCGACCTCGTCGTGCCGAAGAACATCCGGCACCGCCGGATCGTGCTGGTCCAGGAAGGGATGACCGACCCGGAGAATCTGGCCTATTACCTCGTCAAGTGGCTCGGCCTTCCTCGTTACCTGGCCTCGACGTCCACGACGGGCCTGAGCGATGCCTACCTCAAGTTCTGCGTGGCCTCGGAAGGGTATCGCGATCACTTCATCCGCAAGGGCGTGCGACCCGACAAGATCGAAGTCACGGGTATTCCGAACTTCGACCACTGTGCTGCCTATCACGACATTCCGTTCCCGCACAAGGACTATGTCCTCGTGGCTACGTCCGATTCCCGCGAGACCTTCAAGTACGAGAACCGTCGTCGATTCATCGAACGTGCCGTACGGATCGCCGATGGACGCGAGCTCATCTTCAAGCTGCATCCGAACGAACGTGTGGACCGTGCGACGAAGGAAATAGAGCAGTGGGCACCCGGCGCCATCGTCTACGACAGAGGCGACGTCCATCCGATGATCGCACACTGCGATACGCTCGTGACACGCTTCTCGTCATGCGTCTACGTCGGCATCGCCCTGGGCAAGACGGTGTTCAGCGACTTTCCGCTGGAACAGCTCCACCGCATGACGCCGATCCAGAACGGCGGTACGTCGGGTGCCGTCATCGCCGATGTATGCCGGCGCGTGATGGACCGCTCCTACGGCAGGAGGGCGGCATGACGCAGCGTATCATCGTCGTCTGCCAGGCCCGCACGGGTTCCACCCGCCTGCCGCGCAAGGTCATGCTTCCGCTCGAAGGCAAGCCGCTCGTCATCCGGTTCATGGAGCGCGTGATGCGCTCGAAGCTCGCCACGCAGTGCGTAGTGGCGGCGACGACGGATCCGGCCGACGACCTGCTCGTGGCCACCTGCCTCGAACACGGTATTCCCGTATTCCAGGGTCATCCCACGGATCTTCTCGATCGACATTACAGAGCAGGCATCGCCTATTCCGCCGACGTCGTGGTGAAGGTTCCGAGCGACTGCCCCCTCATCGATCCGGTCGTCGTTGATCGTATCATCGGCAACTATCTCGCAAGCCCTGCCGATGTGGACTACGTCGGCAATCTCCATCCCGCGACGTATCCCGATGGGAACGACGTGGAACTCATGACCATGTCCGTACTCGAGCGTGCGTGGCACGGCGCGCACCGCGCGCACGAGCGCGAGCATACGACGCCGTGGATGTGGGACGGCAATCCGGACGTCAGGGTGAGGAACGTCGCATGGGAGCGGGGGCTGGATTACAGCATGTCGCATCGCTGGACGATCGACTATCCCGAAGACTACATGCTGGTGAAGGCGGTCTATCACGAGCTCTTCCCGACGAATCCGCAGTTCGGTATCGACGACGTCCTGGACCTGCTCGAGCGCCGTCCGGAAATCCTCGCACTGAACGCCCACCTCGCAGGCGTCAACTGGTACCGTGAGCATCTCGACGTCCTGCGGACCATCTCGCAGGAACACACTCGTCCCGCACCAATACAGCGTTCCCACATATGACGACTACGATCATCGACAAGGCGGCATTGCAGCAGCGTGCGTTGCGCGTACGGGAACACATCCTCAGGATGTCCACGGATGGAGGATGCTTCACGGGTGCCTCGCTCTCCTGTGCCGATCTCCTCGTCTACCTCTACGGTCACTTCCTGAACGTGAGCCCCGATACGGTCCATGCACCGCACAGGGACTACCTGCTGCTGTCGAAGGGCCATGACGTACCTGCGCTCTACGGTACGTTCGCCGAACTCGGCTTCATGGATCCGCAGCGGTTGAACAA includes these proteins:
- a CDS encoding FAD-dependent thymidylate synthase, with amino-acid sequence MNDVVGELIGKEFKCLDKGFIRLIDVMGDDSSIVQAARVSYGTGTKKVHEDRGLIRYLLRHLHTTPFEMVEFKFHVKLPIFVARQWIRHRTANVNEYSGRYSEMKDEFYVPSLDQIRPQSIVNKQGRGEEAFPQEQAEAIAERMRTTQDGLYDEYQDLLGENLAREIARINLPVSNYTEWYWKVDLHNLFHFLKLRIDPHAQYEIRVYGEAMAEIVRQIVPVAYEAFEDYILHSRRFSRNELRALRSYLTTLPDTVEALEPFGLKGREAREFLDKLRDTFA
- a CDS encoding acylneuraminate cytidylyltransferase, coding for MTQRIIVVCQARTGSTRLPRKVMLPLEGKPLVIRFMERVMRSKLATQCVVAATTDPADDLLVATCLEHGIPVFQGHPTDLLDRHYRAGIAYSADVVVKVPSDCPLIDPVVVDRIIGNYLASPADVDYVGNLHPATYPDGNDVELMTMSVLERAWHGAHRAHEREHTTPWMWDGNPDVRVRNVAWERGLDYSMSHRWTIDYPEDYMLVKAVYHELFPTNPQFGIDDVLDLLERRPEILALNAHLAGVNWYREHLDVLRTISQEHTRPAPIQRSHI